One segment of Amycolatopsis alba DSM 44262 DNA contains the following:
- a CDS encoding nitroreductase family protein: protein MTPEELLTTTRTVRKRLDLTRPVPLELVKHALQVALQAPSGSNTQRWHWLVITDPGQRAELGKLYQRACRDYLDSPRAAGKLFADDPQRSKVQKRVGSSVEYLADRMGEVPVHVIPCLETESAELPAGNQAGLWGNLLPAVWSYMLAARAVTLGTAWTTLHLAYEKEAAEILGLPENVHQAALIPTAFYTGDTFKPAARQPLEEVMRLDRW from the coding sequence ATGACGCCCGAAGAGCTGCTGACGACCACCCGAACCGTCCGCAAACGACTGGACCTGACCCGCCCGGTCCCTCTCGAACTGGTGAAACACGCCCTGCAGGTCGCGCTGCAGGCGCCGAGCGGGTCGAACACGCAGCGTTGGCACTGGCTCGTGATCACCGATCCCGGCCAGCGGGCCGAACTCGGCAAGCTCTACCAGCGGGCGTGCCGTGACTACCTGGATTCCCCTCGGGCGGCGGGGAAGCTGTTCGCGGACGACCCTCAGCGCTCGAAGGTGCAGAAGCGCGTCGGCTCCAGTGTCGAGTACCTGGCCGACCGGATGGGCGAGGTGCCGGTGCACGTCATCCCGTGCCTGGAGACGGAGAGCGCCGAGCTGCCCGCCGGCAACCAGGCCGGGCTGTGGGGGAACCTGCTGCCCGCGGTGTGGAGCTACATGCTGGCGGCGCGGGCGGTCACGCTCGGCACGGCGTGGACGACGCTGCACCTCGCGTACGAGAAGGAGGCCGCGGAGATCCTCGGCCTGCCGGAGAACGTGCACCAGGCCGCGCTCATCCCGACCGCTTTCTACACCGGCGACACCTTCAAGCCCGCCGCGCGTCAGCCGCTCGAAGAGGTCATGCGCCTGGACCGCTGGTGA
- a CDS encoding anti-sigma factor encodes MVDNTPPSGEGAQLIEVRTAAVPHVVPTLRTIVADIAMRQDFDLDAVEDLRMAVDEACSMLLPSAADGRLNCVFSWKDGRIEVTVSVLSDSPEPDDETGLSWQLLTALATSARRSVIPADGGYLSRVELIRESEAARP; translated from the coding sequence GTGGTGGACAACACCCCGCCCAGCGGGGAGGGCGCTCAACTCATCGAGGTACGCACGGCCGCGGTACCGCACGTGGTACCGACTCTCCGGACGATCGTCGCGGACATAGCGATGCGCCAGGACTTCGACCTGGACGCGGTCGAAGATCTCCGGATGGCGGTGGACGAGGCCTGCTCCATGCTGCTCCCCTCCGCCGCCGACGGCAGGCTGAACTGCGTTTTCTCGTGGAAGGACGGACGGATCGAGGTGACCGTCTCGGTGCTTTCGGACTCCCCGGAACCCGACGACGAGACCGGTCTGTCCTGGCAGCTGCTCACCGCGCTGGCGACGTCCGCGCGGCGGAGCGTCATCCCTGCCGACGGCGGCTACCTGTCCAGGGTGGAGCTCATCCGGGAGAGCGAGGCGGCCCGGCCGTGA
- a CDS encoding TetR/AcrR family transcriptional regulator, with the protein MDKPVLRADARRNRAKVLAAAEEAFAVDGVAVPLDEIARIAGVGAGTVYRHFPSKDALFQAVVLDRVEQFAQEARDLLTAEDAGEAFFDFFKRVVQQASRNRALCDALAETTGLGFKASAADDFRSASQALLTRAQAAGAVREDIDGDDLRALIAGCLAAERYSLEERHLVRIVIDGLRTFHSTCTLRNKK; encoded by the coding sequence GTGGACAAGCCCGTGCTGCGCGCCGACGCGCGACGCAACCGAGCGAAGGTGCTCGCGGCGGCCGAGGAGGCCTTCGCCGTCGACGGCGTCGCCGTCCCCCTCGACGAGATCGCCCGCATCGCCGGTGTCGGCGCGGGCACGGTCTACCGGCATTTCCCCAGCAAGGACGCACTGTTCCAGGCCGTCGTCCTGGACCGCGTCGAGCAGTTCGCCCAGGAAGCGCGCGACCTGCTGACCGCCGAAGACGCCGGCGAGGCGTTCTTCGACTTCTTCAAACGCGTCGTCCAGCAGGCGTCCCGGAACCGGGCCCTGTGCGACGCCCTCGCCGAGACGACCGGGCTGGGCTTCAAGGCGAGCGCGGCCGACGATTTCCGGTCGGCGTCGCAGGCGCTGCTGACCAGGGCGCAGGCCGCGGGCGCGGTGCGCGAGGACATCGACGGCGACGATCTGCGCGCCCTGATCGCCGGTTGCCTCGCCGCCGAACGGTATTCGCTCGAGGAACGCCATCTCGTGCGAATCGTGATCGACGGACTGCGAACGTTCCACTCAACTTGCACGCTGCGTAACAAAAAGTAA
- a CDS encoding MarR family transcriptional regulator, whose product MGTLLRHVLEMTEADVSAFFEDIGLGDYRPRFTPFVRAIVAHGPLAIRDLAAEVGVTHSAASQTIAQMAKQDLVSLRPGRDARQRIVSLTEKTLGLMPTLEAEWAATSAAAEQLEAELPYPLREVLVAAVEALERKSLRERIAETDAALRLSEG is encoded by the coding sequence ATGGGTACCTTGCTCCGGCATGTCCTCGAAATGACCGAAGCGGACGTCTCCGCGTTCTTCGAGGACATCGGACTGGGGGACTACCGCCCGCGGTTCACCCCGTTCGTCCGCGCGATCGTCGCGCACGGGCCGCTGGCCATCCGCGACCTCGCCGCCGAGGTCGGCGTGACGCACTCCGCGGCCAGCCAGACCATCGCGCAGATGGCGAAACAGGATCTCGTCTCGCTCAGGCCGGGACGCGACGCCCGGCAGAGGATCGTTTCGCTGACCGAGAAGACGCTCGGGCTGATGCCGACGCTCGAAGCCGAGTGGGCGGCGACCAGCGCCGCGGCCGAACAGCTGGAAGCCGAACTGCCGTACCCGCTCAGGGAGGTGCTGGTCGCCGCCGTCGAAGCGCTGGAGCGGAAATCACTCCGGGAACGCATCGCCGAAACGGACGCCGCGCTCAGGCTCAGCGAAGGCTGA
- a CDS encoding very short patch repair endonuclease has product MSKQKSRNTRIEMELRKALFARGLRYRVHRRPVKGVRREADVVFGPAKVAVFVDGCFWHGCPEHATWPKNNADFWRTKIETNRRRDLDTDARLADAGWLAVRVWEHEAVEAAAARVHEIVLDRRPG; this is encoded by the coding sequence ATGAGCAAGCAGAAGTCTCGGAACACTCGAATCGAGATGGAACTGCGCAAAGCCCTGTTCGCCCGCGGGTTGCGCTACCGCGTCCACCGCAGGCCGGTGAAGGGTGTACGTCGGGAGGCCGACGTCGTGTTCGGTCCCGCGAAGGTCGCGGTCTTCGTGGACGGTTGTTTCTGGCACGGCTGCCCGGAACATGCGACATGGCCGAAGAACAACGCTGATTTCTGGCGTACGAAGATCGAAACCAATCGCCGGCGCGACCTGGACACCGACGCTCGCCTTGCCGACGCGGGCTGGCTGGCCGTACGGGTGTGGGAACACGAAGCAGTCGAAGCCGCGGCCGCCCGCGTCCACGAAATCGTGCTCGACAGGCGGCCGGGCTGA
- a CDS encoding SigB/SigF/SigG family RNA polymerase sigma factor, with protein sequence MTEPVEQDGADVPALFERMCALPKDAPEREPLRDELVRAHLELARNLARKFRNRDESMEDLVQIATIGLIHAVDRFDPGQGSDFLAFAVPTISGELRHHFRDNSWSVRVPRRLKELNANISAVREELTVRLSRAPKPSEIATHLGIPIDEVYEGLRAGQGRYGTSLDNLLENSAHTRFGEADANLSQAELREALRPMLERLPDRERKIVALRFGSGMSQSDIARRVGVSQMQVSRLLAATLKKLREGLTETELTDGP encoded by the coding sequence GTGACCGAACCCGTCGAGCAAGACGGCGCGGACGTCCCGGCCCTGTTCGAGCGCATGTGCGCGCTGCCCAAAGACGCTCCCGAACGTGAACCGCTGCGGGACGAGCTGGTGCGCGCGCATCTGGAACTCGCGCGCAACCTGGCCCGCAAGTTCCGTAACCGGGACGAGTCGATGGAGGATCTGGTCCAGATCGCGACGATCGGGCTGATCCACGCCGTCGACCGGTTCGACCCAGGCCAGGGCAGTGACTTCCTGGCCTTCGCGGTCCCGACCATTTCCGGCGAGCTTCGGCACCATTTCCGCGACAACAGCTGGTCGGTCCGGGTGCCGCGGCGGCTCAAGGAGCTGAACGCGAACATCTCGGCCGTGCGCGAGGAGCTGACGGTCCGGCTCTCCCGCGCGCCGAAGCCCAGTGAGATCGCCACCCATCTCGGTATCCCGATCGACGAGGTCTACGAAGGCCTCCGTGCCGGCCAGGGCCGCTACGGGACATCGCTGGACAACCTCCTGGAGAACTCGGCGCACACCCGCTTCGGCGAGGCGGACGCCAACCTGAGCCAGGCCGAACTCCGCGAGGCGCTGCGGCCGATGCTGGAACGGCTGCCCGACCGCGAGCGCAAGATCGTCGCGCTGCGGTTCGGGTCCGGGATGAGCCAGTCGGACATCGCGCGCCGTGTCGGTGTTTCGCAGATGCAGGTGTCACGGCTGCTGGCCGCCACGCTCAAGAAACTGCGTGAAGGACTGACCGAGACAGAACTCACGGACGGACCCTGA
- a CDS encoding SWIM zinc finger family protein, whose product MTWFSEDELRRQAGDVSFARGAKYLESVEALDDVAGGVAAVVSGTDRYTVRLRDVGGELVGECSCPHAADGFFCKHCVAVGLLVLEGVVDGGAADIRGYVETLDRAELVELLVGHANEDPVLFRKLSLKAGREDLGALRRHVEGTLRLRGFVGFQGTLAYTEKVREVLATAKELMDAPLLCRVVELVVEALDFVEDSFGALGEEVRAALALYAEACAETPPEPKELAEWLLRLDLDGSGRVDVSIADFTTGLGFEGLAVFRAGVEERWRLDDGEDPYRSRKLQRLREGFAAMRNWQA is encoded by the coding sequence GTGACGTGGTTCAGCGAGGACGAACTCCGCAGGCAGGCCGGTGATGTCTCGTTCGCGCGCGGGGCCAAGTACCTGGAGTCGGTCGAGGCGCTGGACGACGTCGCGGGCGGGGTCGCGGCGGTGGTCAGCGGCACAGACCGGTACACGGTCCGGTTGCGCGACGTCGGCGGCGAGCTCGTCGGCGAGTGTTCCTGCCCGCACGCGGCGGACGGCTTCTTCTGCAAGCACTGCGTGGCCGTCGGGCTGCTGGTCCTCGAAGGGGTGGTGGACGGCGGCGCGGCCGACATCCGCGGGTACGTCGAAACCCTGGACCGCGCCGAGCTGGTCGAGCTACTGGTCGGGCACGCGAACGAGGACCCCGTTCTCTTCCGCAAGCTTTCGCTCAAGGCGGGCCGCGAAGACCTCGGCGCGTTGCGGCGGCACGTCGAGGGAACGTTGCGGTTGCGCGGTTTCGTCGGGTTCCAGGGCACGCTCGCGTACACCGAGAAGGTCCGCGAGGTGCTCGCCACCGCCAAGGAACTCATGGACGCGCCGCTGCTGTGCCGTGTCGTCGAACTCGTCGTCGAGGCGCTGGACTTCGTCGAGGACTCGTTCGGCGCGCTCGGCGAGGAGGTCCGCGCGGCGCTCGCGTTGTACGCGGAGGCCTGCGCGGAAACGCCGCCGGAGCCCAAGGAACTCGCGGAGTGGTTGCTACGCCTGGATCTCGACGGTTCGGGCCGCGTCGACGTGAGTATCGCGGACTTCACCACCGGGCTCGGTTTCGAGGGGCTCGCGGTGTTCCGCGCCGGCGTCGAGGAACGGTGGCGGCTCGACGACGGCGAGGACCCGTACCGCAGCCGCAAACTCCAGCGGCTGCGCGAGGGATTCGCGGCGATGCGGAACTGGCAGGCCTAA
- a CDS encoding ATP-binding protein, whose protein sequence is MTMSKTRSEGTSTVVSLPLPVDVTAPAVARQAVRATLSGLGLDGPEVDDVLLATSELVTNAFEHGEKPDRLDVEYADGRLTLRVYDSGSGRPKLKEPSPMAARSRGLQLVHALSDDWGFEPCKGGKYVWAVFSLR, encoded by the coding sequence ATGACGATGTCCAAGACGCGATCGGAGGGCACGTCGACGGTGGTCTCCCTGCCCCTGCCGGTCGATGTGACGGCCCCCGCGGTCGCGCGGCAAGCGGTACGGGCCACCCTGTCGGGTCTCGGCCTCGACGGCCCGGAGGTCGACGATGTCCTGCTCGCGACTTCCGAGCTGGTCACGAACGCTTTCGAACACGGCGAGAAGCCGGACAGGCTCGACGTCGAGTACGCCGACGGCAGGCTCACCCTGCGGGTCTACGACTCCGGCTCGGGCAGGCCGAAGCTGAAGGAACCTTCGCCGATGGCGGCGCGCAGCCGTGGTCTTCAGCTGGTGCACGCCTTGTCGGACGACTGGGGATTCGAGCCGTGCAAGGGCGGCAAGTACGTCTGGGCTGTGTTCAGCCTTCGCTGA
- a CDS encoding SEL1-like repeat protein, with translation MGAEKRKWNTRVDDYLNRKAAERGHVIAMARMGSTALERGDLDEAEVWFRKAAEGGDRVAMGNLAHLLRERGVPEQAERWYREAALAGDSHAMAHLGNLCARRDDQDAAEDWWRRAAVEGKVEAMAELARALHRRGELEEAERWAGEAAEAGNVDGMITLGALMCDTGRTVEAEPWWRRAGEEADAPSLVKLGLKAERRDDLTRAESCFHAAAAAGAPEAAVRLGLVLHRRGELEEAERWYLKAAKRGDAAAMTNLGVLANDRHDPGEATAWYRKAAELGSVPAYTNLGRLAAEHGNFQEAEHWFRAAADTGDQAGQRDLEELYRNSGVRHRRGY, from the coding sequence GTGGGCGCCGAAAAACGTAAGTGGAACACCAGGGTCGACGACTATCTGAACCGTAAGGCCGCGGAACGCGGGCACGTGATCGCCATGGCACGTATGGGATCCACCGCGCTGGAGCGCGGCGATCTCGACGAGGCCGAGGTGTGGTTCCGCAAGGCCGCCGAGGGCGGGGACAGGGTCGCGATGGGCAACCTGGCGCACCTCCTGCGCGAACGTGGCGTACCCGAACAGGCCGAACGCTGGTACCGCGAGGCCGCGCTCGCCGGTGATTCGCATGCCATGGCGCATCTGGGAAATCTCTGTGCGCGACGCGACGATCAGGACGCCGCCGAGGACTGGTGGCGACGGGCCGCCGTCGAGGGCAAGGTCGAGGCGATGGCGGAACTCGCGCGGGCGCTGCACCGGCGCGGCGAGCTCGAAGAGGCCGAACGCTGGGCGGGCGAGGCCGCCGAAGCGGGCAACGTCGACGGGATGATCACGCTCGGCGCCCTGATGTGCGACACCGGCCGCACGGTCGAAGCGGAACCCTGGTGGCGCAGGGCGGGCGAAGAGGCCGACGCGCCGTCGCTGGTCAAACTCGGTCTCAAGGCCGAGCGACGGGACGACCTCACCCGCGCCGAAAGCTGTTTCCACGCGGCCGCGGCCGCCGGCGCACCCGAAGCCGCCGTCCGCCTCGGCCTGGTGCTGCACCGGCGTGGCGAACTGGAGGAGGCCGAACGCTGGTACCTCAAGGCAGCCAAACGGGGCGACGCCGCGGCGATGACGAACCTGGGGGTGCTGGCCAACGACCGGCACGATCCCGGCGAGGCCACCGCCTGGTACCGGAAGGCCGCGGAACTGGGCAGTGTCCCCGCGTACACCAACCTCGGCAGGCTCGCCGCCGAGCACGGCAACTTCCAGGAGGCCGAACACTGGTTCCGCGCGGCCGCCGACACCGGTGACCAGGCCGGGCAACGGGATCTGGAGGAGCTGTACCGCAATTCGGGGGTGCGGCACCGGCGGGGTTATTAG
- a CDS encoding HNH endonuclease family protein has translation MATRTRQMTTAQRLLLLITLGAVVLAVFWFVSGKGDALQPKSENTASAADARKQLDELTVAPRGSMDGYDRKKYPHWDNQGNNCNTREFVLKRDGKDVKTGSDCAPTSGSWTSIYDGETWTKATDVDIDHMVPLAQSWVSGAKSWTDEKRRQFANDLTRPQLFAVTDNVNQEKSDKAPDQWKPPLVSFWCTYATDWITVKHYYGLTITTAEKSALGDMLGRC, from the coding sequence GTGGCCACGCGTACCCGGCAGATGACCACGGCTCAGCGACTGCTCCTGCTGATCACCCTCGGCGCCGTCGTGCTCGCGGTGTTCTGGTTCGTCAGCGGCAAGGGCGACGCGCTGCAACCCAAGTCCGAGAACACCGCGAGCGCCGCCGACGCGCGCAAGCAGCTGGACGAGCTCACCGTCGCGCCGCGCGGTTCGATGGACGGTTACGACCGCAAGAAGTACCCGCACTGGGACAACCAGGGGAACAACTGCAACACCCGCGAGTTCGTGCTCAAGCGGGACGGCAAGGACGTCAAGACCGGTTCCGACTGCGCCCCGACGTCGGGCAGCTGGACGAGCATCTACGACGGCGAGACCTGGACCAAGGCGACCGACGTCGACATCGACCACATGGTCCCGCTCGCCCAGAGCTGGGTCAGCGGCGCGAAGTCGTGGACCGACGAGAAGCGGCGCCAGTTCGCGAACGACCTGACCCGGCCGCAGCTGTTCGCCGTCACCGACAACGTCAACCAGGAGAAGAGCGACAAGGCGCCGGACCAGTGGAAGCCGCCGCTCGTCTCGTTCTGGTGCACCTACGCCACCGACTGGATCACCGTGAAGCACTACTACGGCCTCACGATCACCACGGCGGAGAAGAGCGCACTCGGCGACATGCTCGGTCGTTGCTGA
- a CDS encoding alpha/beta fold hydrolase: protein MATFVLIHGGGGSAWDFHLLEAELTGRGHDVVAVNLPIEDEKAGFPEHVDAVVNAIGDRGDLVVLGHSYGGFTAPIVAGKLSARLLVMLTAMIPKPGETPGDWWGNTGFKSDESLSEEEQFYNGVPADIVAEAGSHARNQVSAEWGQPWPLEKWPDVPTKVLIARQDQFFPPEFLRRVVQDRLGFAPDEIDGSHSVPLSHPKALADRLESYLTSGPGA from the coding sequence ATGGCGACCTTCGTACTGATCCACGGCGGTGGCGGCAGCGCCTGGGACTTCCACCTCCTGGAGGCGGAACTGACCGGTCGCGGCCATGACGTCGTGGCCGTGAACCTGCCGATCGAAGACGAGAAAGCAGGCTTCCCCGAGCACGTCGACGCGGTCGTGAACGCGATCGGGGACCGCGGGGACCTCGTGGTGCTCGGCCATTCCTACGGCGGCTTCACCGCGCCGATCGTCGCCGGGAAGCTTTCCGCGCGGCTGCTCGTGATGCTGACCGCGATGATCCCGAAGCCGGGCGAGACACCGGGGGACTGGTGGGGCAACACGGGCTTCAAGTCCGACGAGAGCCTCAGCGAGGAAGAGCAGTTCTACAACGGCGTCCCCGCGGACATCGTCGCGGAGGCGGGCTCGCACGCCCGGAACCAGGTCAGCGCCGAATGGGGACAGCCTTGGCCGCTGGAAAAGTGGCCGGACGTCCCGACGAAGGTGCTCATCGCGCGGCAAGACCAGTTCTTCCCGCCTGAGTTCCTGCGCCGGGTCGTCCAGGACAGGCTCGGATTCGCGCCCGACGAGATCGATGGTTCGCATTCCGTGCCGTTGAGCCACCCCAAGGCCCTCGCGGACCGGCTGGAGTCCTATCTCACCAGCGGTCCAGGCGCATGA
- a CDS encoding STAS domain-containing protein, protein MPAADQNTTPPGFSITLDADASVPRVVVTGELDLLTSPQLQETLGALITDKPSGRVVADLTGVTFFDSSALNVVLQAQRQAAEKAVELELVPSPQVSRVIELTGVAEHLSVSEEPPA, encoded by the coding sequence ATGCCCGCAGCGGACCAGAACACCACGCCGCCCGGTTTCAGCATCACGCTGGACGCCGACGCGTCTGTACCGCGCGTGGTGGTCACCGGTGAGCTCGACCTGCTGACGAGCCCGCAGCTCCAGGAGACCCTCGGGGCCCTGATCACGGACAAGCCGTCGGGCCGGGTCGTCGCCGACCTGACCGGAGTGACCTTCTTCGACTCCTCGGCGCTGAACGTGGTGCTCCAGGCTCAGCGCCAGGCCGCCGAGAAGGCGGTCGAGCTCGAACTGGTGCCCAGCCCGCAGGTGAGCCGCGTGATCGAGCTCACCGGCGTCGCCGAGCACCTCAGCGTGTCGGAAGAGCCCCCCGCCTGA
- a CDS encoding WhiB family transcriptional regulator, protein MADVSRLPNVVAEEWDWQLRGSCRGADSSLFFHTDNERGSARERRETRAKAICHTCPVLAQCRKHALAVQEPYGIWGGLGEIERRELFLRERRAGRKALTAH, encoded by the coding sequence GTGGCTGACGTGAGCCGGCTGCCCAACGTGGTGGCGGAAGAGTGGGATTGGCAGCTCCGTGGGTCGTGCCGAGGCGCCGACAGCAGCTTGTTCTTCCACACGGACAACGAGCGCGGTTCGGCCCGCGAGCGGCGCGAAACGCGTGCCAAGGCGATCTGCCACACCTGCCCCGTGCTGGCGCAGTGCCGCAAGCACGCGCTGGCGGTCCAGGAGCCTTACGGCATCTGGGGTGGCCTCGGCGAGATCGAGCGCCGCGAGCTGTTCCTCCGGGAACGCCGCGCCGGGCGCAAGGCCTTGACCGCGCATTGA
- a CDS encoding metal-dependent hydrolase: MGRTHALTGWCAGLALAPAVGAGTVHQAVVFAATTAGFALLPDLDHPGARASRLLGWFTGAISWLLRRVSAALYALTKGPRDEKVTGKHRHLSHTVLFAVGLGFLTSWGTTEGGPWAVFGVVVLGLLLAEGALGDWLLPVSGAAIGWWVWTAPPDKAAQLAEISGWLGIAVAAGCFVHCLGDALTESGCPFLFPIPIAGETWYEIRPPKPLRFRTGKKVENRLIFPVFAVAAVLLIPGVREYLFTTAQSLFTPDGAQTAVQ, encoded by the coding sequence ATGGGGCGGACGCATGCCCTGACCGGCTGGTGCGCGGGCCTCGCGCTCGCGCCCGCCGTCGGAGCGGGAACAGTGCATCAAGCGGTCGTGTTCGCCGCGACCACGGCAGGCTTCGCCCTCCTTCCCGACCTCGACCACCCCGGCGCCCGCGCGTCGAGGCTGCTCGGCTGGTTCACCGGCGCGATCTCCTGGCTGCTTCGCCGGGTTTCGGCGGCCCTCTACGCGCTGACCAAGGGACCTCGGGACGAGAAGGTCACCGGTAAGCACCGTCATCTTTCGCACACCGTGCTGTTCGCCGTCGGCCTCGGTTTCCTGACCTCCTGGGGCACCACCGAGGGCGGACCTTGGGCCGTCTTCGGCGTCGTCGTCCTCGGCCTGCTGCTCGCGGAAGGCGCGCTCGGCGACTGGCTCCTGCCGGTCAGCGGCGCCGCGATCGGATGGTGGGTGTGGACCGCCCCGCCGGACAAGGCGGCGCAGCTCGCGGAGATCTCCGGCTGGCTCGGCATCGCCGTCGCGGCCGGGTGTTTCGTGCACTGCCTCGGGGACGCGCTGACCGAGTCCGGCTGCCCGTTCCTGTTCCCGATCCCGATCGCGGGCGAGACCTGGTACGAGATCCGGCCGCCGAAGCCGCTGCGGTTCCGCACCGGCAAGAAGGTGGAGAACCGGCTGATCTTCCCGGTGTTCGCGGTCGCCGCGGTACTGCTGATCCCCGGTGTCCGGGAGTACCTGTTCACCACGGCCCAGAGCCTGTTCACGCCGGACGGGGCACAGACCGCGGTCCAGTGA
- a CDS encoding TetR/AcrR family transcriptional regulator, with protein MNLRARQRAETRLLVQTHAVRLFTEVGYDATTVADVAAAAGVSAMTVYRHFPTKEDLVLYDEYDPVTASAVTAQPAGPLSLRIGRGLESTAALGTSEEKAFLLARLRLMISVPALRARHLDSQYATADAIVAALGCSSPEEEFRVRATAMACLGAAHVALIRWAETNGDGDLPGLIRKALTSVFGD; from the coding sequence ATGAACCTGCGAGCCCGCCAGCGCGCCGAAACCCGGCTCCTCGTGCAGACACACGCCGTCCGCCTCTTCACCGAGGTCGGCTACGACGCGACCACCGTCGCCGACGTCGCCGCGGCGGCCGGCGTCTCGGCGATGACGGTGTACCGGCACTTCCCGACGAAGGAGGACCTGGTCCTCTACGACGAATACGACCCTGTGACCGCTTCGGCCGTCACTGCTCAGCCTGCTGGTCCTCTGTCTTTGCGGATCGGGCGTGGTTTGGAGTCGACTGCGGCTCTGGGCACTTCTGAGGAGAAGGCGTTCCTGCTGGCGCGGCTGCGGCTGATGATCTCGGTGCCGGCGCTGCGGGCGCGGCATCTGGACAGCCAGTACGCGACCGCTGATGCGATCGTGGCTGCTCTCGGTTGCTCTTCGCCCGAGGAGGAGTTCCGGGTGCGGGCTACGGCCATGGCGTGCCTGGGGGCGGCGCATGTGGCGCTGATCCGGTGGGCTGAGACGAACGGAGACGGCGACCTGCCGGGGTTGATCCGAAAGGCCCTGACCAGTGTCTTTGGGGACTAG
- a CDS encoding SDR family oxidoreductase, with amino-acid sequence MKTALVTGASKGIGAAIARRLERDGVKVRRHDSSQGDLSTMEGVDKALEGIDSLDILVNNAAAQPAGPIETDTPENFDHLMAVNVRAPYFLIQRAPMNDGGRIINVSSVATRMANPAQTSFAMTKGALETMSRTLAHQLGPRGITVNVVAPGATRTADNEAIFTPELTKAIETLTAHQRLGTAEDIADVVAFLASDDARWVTGQVLDASGGLFLGPPAQGVQ; translated from the coding sequence ATGAAGACGGCATTGGTGACAGGGGCGTCCAAAGGGATCGGGGCGGCGATCGCGCGGCGGCTCGAAAGAGACGGCGTCAAAGTCCGAAGGCATGACAGCAGTCAGGGAGACCTGTCGACAATGGAGGGAGTCGACAAAGCCCTGGAGGGCATCGACAGCCTCGACATCCTGGTCAACAACGCGGCCGCACAGCCGGCGGGACCGATCGAGACGGACACGCCTGAAAACTTCGACCATCTGATGGCGGTCAACGTCAGGGCGCCGTACTTCCTCATCCAACGGGCACCGATGAACGACGGCGGCCGCATCATCAACGTCTCCTCGGTCGCCACCAGGATGGCCAACCCGGCGCAGACGTCCTTCGCGATGACCAAGGGCGCGCTCGAGACGATGAGCCGCACCCTCGCCCACCAGCTCGGACCCCGCGGGATCACGGTCAACGTCGTCGCGCCCGGCGCCACCAGGACCGCCGACAACGAAGCCATCTTCACGCCGGAGCTGACAAAAGCGATAGAAACCCTCACCGCCCACCAAAGACTCGGCACCGCGGAAGACATCGCGGACGTCGTCGCGTTCCTCGCCTCGGACGACGCCCGCTGGGTGACCGGGCAGGTCCTCGACGCGAGCGGCGGGTTGTTCCTCGGGCCGCCGGCCCAAGGGGTTCAATAG